In Candidatus Binatia bacterium, a single genomic region encodes these proteins:
- the efp gene encoding elongation factor P — translation MIQSTQLRPGMIIIYEGDLYRVTAIHHLTPGNKRGFMQTKMKNLKTGIGTEKKFRSEDRLEQAMLDSRAMQYLYAEGNLYTFMDTQNYEQISLPAAEIGDLLQYLLPEQVIEMQFHDGRPVGINMPSTVELAVVETEPSFKGATASASYKRAKLETGVTVQVPPFIQVGDKVRVDPSEGTYLERIK, via the coding sequence ATGATTCAATCGACACAACTGAGACCCGGCATGATCATCATTTATGAGGGCGACTTATACCGCGTGACGGCGATTCATCATTTGACGCCGGGCAACAAGCGCGGCTTCATGCAGACTAAAATGAAGAATCTGAAGACCGGCATCGGTACGGAGAAGAAATTCCGCTCCGAAGACCGGCTGGAACAAGCCATGCTGGACAGCCGCGCGATGCAGTATCTCTACGCAGAAGGCAATCTTTATACTTTCATGGACACCCAAAACTACGAGCAGATCTCGCTGCCGGCTGCGGAAATCGGCGACCTGCTCCAGTATCTGCTTCCCGAGCAGGTCATCGAGATGCAATTCCACGACGGCAGGCCGGTGGGAATCAATATGCCGTCCACCGTGGAACTCGCAGTGGTGGAGACCGAGCCCAGTTTCAAGGGCGCCACCGCCAGCGCGTCGTATAAGCGGGCAAAGCTTGAGACCGGAGTGACCGTTCAGGTCCCGCCGTTCATTCAGGTGGGGGACAAAGTGCGGGTCGATCCGTCGGAAGGAACCTATCTGGAGCGCATCAAGTAA
- the coaE gene encoding dephospho-CoA kinase (Dephospho-CoA kinase (CoaE) performs the final step in coenzyme A biosynthesis.) — MKLVGLTGGIASGKSTVAGMLRELGAKIINADDLARSIVQPGKEAWKEIVAAFGTEILRPDRSIDREKLRSAIFADPQKRKRLDAITHPRIRALAQARAQELAAKGAAIVVYEAPLLFENEAHLWLRPVILVGCEDALQRRRLKARDHLGEAEIAQHIQAQMPLNEKRTLADFVIENDGDLDDLKKQVKDVWEKIRQQ, encoded by the coding sequence GTGAAACTCGTCGGTTTGACGGGCGGCATCGCCTCCGGAAAAAGCACCGTGGCCGGCATGCTGCGCGAGCTCGGCGCTAAAATCATCAACGCGGATGATCTCGCTCGCTCGATCGTCCAGCCGGGCAAGGAAGCCTGGAAGGAGATCGTGGCGGCTTTCGGCACGGAGATCCTGCGCCCCGATCGCTCGATCGACCGCGAAAAACTGAGGAGCGCCATCTTCGCGGACCCGCAGAAAAGGAAGCGGCTCGATGCGATCACGCATCCGCGTATTCGCGCTCTGGCCCAAGCGCGCGCGCAGGAGCTGGCGGCCAAAGGAGCGGCGATCGTCGTGTACGAAGCGCCGCTCCTGTTCGAAAACGAAGCGCACCTCTGGCTTCGTCCGGTGATCCTGGTCGGTTGCGAGGACGCTCTTCAAAGACGCCGGCTCAAGGCGAGAGATCACCTGGGCGAAGCGGAGATTGCCCAGCATATCCAAGCGCAGATGCCCTTGAACGAAAAAAGAACGCTCGCCGATTTTGTGATCGAAAACGACGGCGACCTGGACGATCTCAAAAAACAAGTTAAAGACGTCTGGGAAAAGATTCGACAGCAGTAA
- a CDS encoding class I SAM-dependent methyltransferase: protein MRTKRQLLWLALFVFVAAGGVVVYTSQAQDIESKKIVPYVPTPQDVVDRMLELAQVKKGDVVYDLGSGDGRIVVTAAKKYGVKAIGYEIDPERIRESHENIKKAGVEKLVEIKQQDIRTVDLSGASVLTMYLLPEVNMMLRPNIWNQMKPGSRVVSHDFDMGDWKPVKTEHIKDSSGWDHTLYLWRVEAKK, encoded by the coding sequence ATGAGAACGAAGCGACAGCTTTTGTGGCTTGCGTTATTCGTCTTTGTGGCAGCCGGCGGCGTCGTCGTTTACACGTCGCAGGCTCAAGACATCGAGTCCAAGAAAATAGTGCCGTATGTTCCGACGCCGCAGGATGTGGTCGACCGGATGCTCGAGCTCGCGCAGGTCAAAAAAGGCGACGTGGTCTACGATCTGGGCTCCGGCGACGGCAGAATCGTGGTGACTGCGGCGAAGAAATACGGCGTCAAGGCGATCGGCTATGAGATCGACCCGGAGCGCATCAGAGAGTCGCACGAGAACATCAAGAAAGCCGGCGTGGAAAAGCTGGTGGAGATAAAACAGCAGGACATCCGGACCGTCGATCTATCCGGCGCTTCCGTGCTGACGATGTATCTCCTCCCCGAAGTGAATATGATGCTAAGGCCGAACATATGGAATCAGATGAAGCCCGGGTCGCGCGTTGTTTCCCACGACTTCGACATGGGTGACTGGAAGCCGGTCAAGACGGAGCACATCAAGGACTCCTCGGGCTGGGATCACACGCTTTATCTCTGGCGCGTGGAAGCGAAGAAATAG
- a CDS encoding ArsA family ATPase: MEQIATSMGGYLSGHPELKYIFFGGKGGVGKTALAGATALWLAAEGKRTLLASTNPVHSLSGLLAQSVFGAATPVSGAPSLWACEIDTKETIEKSKKEIREKIQWFLKFADIGAKADDFVESATMNPAFEESAMFENMVDLMLKDEYDVYVFDTAPTANARRLLGMSKVYSLWVDKMLKSRQEARTLREMLSFTKKKEEDPLLTYLLQFRERMGRARERLTDAEKTAFFFVTLPEALPIAVISRFIGWFHDFGIPVGGVIVNMLLDRQALGDDAPEFVLNRVQMQEEHMKTVWEKFAGSVRAIVPLFDQEVRGVAMLHEAGRALFSEPRNSQ, translated from the coding sequence ATGGAGCAGATCGCAACCTCGATGGGGGGCTATTTAAGCGGGCATCCTGAGCTCAAATATATTTTTTTCGGCGGCAAGGGCGGCGTGGGAAAAACGGCGCTGGCGGGAGCGACGGCTCTCTGGCTGGCGGCTGAGGGAAAGCGGACGCTGCTCGCCTCCACCAACCCGGTCCACAGTCTCTCCGGCCTGCTGGCGCAATCGGTCTTCGGCGCCGCGACGCCGGTCAGCGGCGCGCCCAGCCTCTGGGCGTGCGAGATCGACACCAAGGAGACGATCGAGAAGTCCAAGAAAGAGATCCGCGAGAAGATTCAGTGGTTTTTGAAGTTTGCCGACATCGGCGCCAAGGCCGACGACTTCGTGGAATCCGCCACGATGAACCCCGCGTTTGAGGAGTCGGCCATGTTCGAGAACATGGTGGACTTGATGCTGAAGGACGAGTACGACGTCTATGTCTTCGACACGGCGCCGACCGCGAACGCCCGGCGTCTGCTCGGCATGTCCAAGGTTTACTCCTTGTGGGTGGACAAGATGCTCAAGTCGCGCCAGGAGGCGCGGACCTTGCGCGAGATGCTCTCCTTCACCAAGAAAAAAGAAGAAGATCCGCTGCTCACGTATCTGCTGCAATTTCGCGAGCGCATGGGCCGGGCGCGCGAGCGGTTGACGGATGCGGAAAAGACCGCCTTTTTCTTCGTGACGCTTCCCGAGGCGCTGCCGATCGCCGTGATCAGCCGGTTCATCGGCTGGTTCCACGACTTCGGGATTCCGGTGGGCGGCGTCATCGTCAACATGCTTTTGGACCGCCAGGCGCTTGGCGATGACGCGCCTGAGTTCGTCCTCAACCGAGTTCAGATGCAGGAAGAGCACATGAAGACCGTGTGGGAAAAATTTGCCGGCTCCGTTCGCGCCATCGTCCCGCTCTTTGACCAGGAGGTGCGTGGCGTGGCAATGCTCCATGAGGCCGGCCGTGCGCTGTTCAGCGAACCCCGAAACAGCCAGTAA
- a CDS encoding ABC transporter substrate-binding protein, translating to MNRPALVTALALAFFIAPQVARAEKIYRIGASVSNDQSMPAIEGFKQKMAELGYIEGKNVQYEIYNARADAREIKRNAHRLVQAKPDLIVTASTSATEPVAKASSGTRLPVVFLSAGNPLAFVKSYASSGSNLTGISTAAIDLAPKRMEVLKELVPGIKKLISLNNPQATNYRENLSATRAAADKFGLKLVEFDIASQEELILWAKNQLSRHLGDAVFYPPDGVILEAVKEVSLYIIKEKLPSVSFNVSRAREGALAAYGPDFSALGQQGAVLVDKILKGAKPENLPIEQPLRLRLVLNMKTAKAIGLKIPREILLRADEVIE from the coding sequence ATGAACCGCCCAGCGCTTGTCACGGCGCTGGCTCTCGCGTTTTTTATCGCGCCGCAGGTCGCGCGCGCCGAGAAGATTTACCGCATCGGAGCGTCCGTCTCCAACGATCAATCCATGCCCGCCATCGAAGGCTTCAAACAAAAGATGGCGGAGCTGGGATATATCGAAGGGAAGAACGTCCAATACGAGATCTACAACGCCCGCGCCGACGCCAGGGAGATCAAGAGAAACGCCCACCGGCTGGTTCAAGCAAAACCGGATCTGATCGTTACCGCTTCGACCAGCGCCACCGAGCCGGTGGCCAAGGCGAGTTCCGGGACCCGCCTGCCGGTAGTTTTTTTGAGCGCGGGAAATCCGCTCGCGTTCGTGAAGAGTTACGCCAGCTCCGGCAGCAACCTGACCGGGATCAGCACCGCGGCGATCGATCTCGCCCCGAAGCGGATGGAAGTCCTAAAGGAGTTGGTTCCGGGCATCAAAAAACTCATCTCTCTCAATAATCCTCAAGCCACGAACTATCGGGAAAACTTGAGCGCCACTCGAGCGGCCGCCGATAAATTCGGCTTGAAGCTCGTCGAGTTCGATATCGCGAGCCAGGAGGAGCTGATCCTGTGGGCGAAAAACCAGCTCAGCCGCCATTTGGGCGACGCGGTCTTCTATCCGCCGGACGGGGTGATTCTCGAGGCGGTCAAGGAGGTCTCCCTTTACATCATCAAGGAAAAACTCCCATCGGTTTCGTTCAACGTTTCGAGAGCGCGGGAGGGAGCGCTGGCGGCCTATGGGCCGGATTTCTCCGCCCTGGGACAGCAAGGCGCCGTCCTCGTCGATAAGATCCTCAAGGGCGCCAAGCCGGAAAACCTGCCAATCGAGCAGCCCTTGAGGCTCAGGCTCGTGCTCAACATGAAGACCGCAAAAGCCATCGGGTTAAAAATTCCTCGGGAGATCCTGCTCCGGGCGGACGAGGTGATCGAATAG
- a CDS encoding helix-turn-helix domain-containing protein: MEQILTASQVAELLQVHLRTVYKLARRGLIPGRKFGGGWRFSKEEILKMISNGRLGSLESELSAPNGDMK; the protein is encoded by the coding sequence GTGGAACAAATATTAACCGCTTCACAGGTCGCAGAGCTTCTGCAGGTGCATCTCAGGACCGTCTATAAGCTGGCGCGCCGGGGCTTGATACCCGGGAGAAAATTCGGCGGCGGCTGGCGCTTCAGCAAGGAAGAAATTCTGAAGATGATTTCCAACGGCCGTCTGGGGTCTTTGGAGAGCGAGCTGTCGGCGCCGAACGGCGACATGAAATGA
- a CDS encoding carbon starvation CstA family protein, with protein MNALIAVIIGAATIYLAYTRYARRIDRNVIQSDPKRATPAVLYMDGVDFMPTNRNILFGYHFKSIAAAGPIVGAIVAASLWGWLPAFVWLVLGVSFMGWVSDYSAIVMSVRNEGNSLSAVAHRLISPRTRAILFLFIFFYLLLIAGAFVGIMAQVMDSQPRTHLGLILLVVMGLLLGQMLYRWGVGLLPATALTVGIVFAAILAGPFTEATFRGLNEFFNSLTGGAPIVTYFNPELGGYKGAEAKIMPSLLFWAIAICAFCYAGSVLPIWRMAQPVVYVGFWITAVSMILGLAGAALGTFIKPEVAQFQIPAFKGWNAQLGPAGIMPLWPMLFVTIACGAISGWHSLFGSVGTARQIESEADMLPVGAGAMFAEFLLGLLALLAVTVGAKGSPVATFANGLGGFISVWGLPIEYAVSLAFAAFIVIVLVVTQLIFRVMRITLTEWLGEVLPPLRNQHVASFLSVLLAILLVMTGTWIYLWQLFGGANQLMAALSLLLVTIWLVAQGKSWLYAGLPTVFMYVTTVASILVTAYNLYFNVYVSNLAAGRMVPVIGSGLMIVVALLLVAAALLIGVDGCRALVKYSRRTARTPDTAAVRG; from the coding sequence ATGAATGCCTTGATTGCCGTGATCATCGGGGCGGCAACGATCTACTTGGCCTATACGCGCTACGCCCGCCGCATCGACCGTAACGTTATTCAGTCCGATCCCAAACGCGCCACTCCCGCCGTTCTCTACATGGACGGCGTCGATTTCATGCCGACCAACCGGAATATTTTGTTCGGCTACCATTTCAAGTCGATCGCCGCCGCCGGACCGATCGTCGGCGCGATCGTCGCCGCGAGCCTCTGGGGTTGGCTGCCGGCTTTCGTCTGGCTCGTGCTGGGCGTTTCCTTCATGGGATGGGTGAGCGACTACAGCGCCATCGTCATGTCGGTGCGCAACGAGGGCAACAGCCTCTCCGCCGTGGCGCATCGTCTCATCTCGCCGCGCACCCGGGCGATCCTTTTTCTGTTCATCTTTTTTTATTTGCTGCTGATCGCCGGCGCGTTCGTCGGCATCATGGCGCAGGTGATGGACTCGCAGCCCAGGACGCACCTGGGATTGATCCTTCTCGTCGTCATGGGCCTGTTGTTGGGACAGATGCTCTACCGCTGGGGCGTGGGATTGTTGCCGGCGACGGCGCTGACGGTGGGAATCGTTTTTGCGGCCATCCTTGCCGGTCCTTTCACGGAAGCCACCTTCAGAGGCCTCAACGAATTCTTCAACTCTCTCACCGGCGGCGCGCCGATCGTGACCTACTTTAACCCGGAACTCGGCGGATATAAGGGTGCCGAGGCGAAGATCATGCCCAGCCTGCTTTTCTGGGCGATCGCCATCTGTGCGTTCTGCTACGCCGGCTCGGTGCTGCCGATCTGGCGCATGGCGCAGCCGGTCGTCTACGTGGGATTTTGGATCACGGCCGTATCGATGATCCTCGGCCTCGCCGGCGCGGCACTGGGGACATTCATCAAGCCCGAAGTAGCGCAATTCCAGATTCCGGCGTTCAAAGGATGGAACGCACAGTTAGGGCCCGCCGGAATCATGCCGCTCTGGCCGATGCTGTTCGTGACGATCGCTTGCGGCGCGATCTCGGGCTGGCATTCTCTGTTCGGCTCGGTGGGAACGGCGCGGCAAATCGAAAGCGAAGCCGACATGCTGCCGGTGGGCGCGGGCGCGATGTTCGCGGAATTTTTATTGGGGTTGCTGGCGCTGCTTGCCGTCACCGTCGGCGCCAAAGGATCTCCGGTCGCGACGTTCGCCAATGGATTGGGCGGTTTCATCAGCGTCTGGGGATTGCCGATCGAATACGCGGTGTCGCTCGCATTCGCCGCGTTCATCGTCATCGTGCTCGTCGTGACGCAGCTCATCTTTCGCGTCATGCGCATCACGCTCACCGAGTGGCTGGGCGAGGTCCTGCCGCCGCTCCGGAACCAGCACGTGGCGTCGTTCCTCTCGGTCTTGCTGGCGATCTTGCTGGTGATGACCGGGACGTGGATCTATCTGTGGCAGCTTTTCGGCGGCGCCAATCAACTCATGGCCGCGCTCTCGCTGCTGCTGGTGACGATCTGGCTCGTCGCGCAGGGCAAGAGCTGGCTCTATGCAGGCTTACCGACGGTTTTCATGTACGTCACCACCGTCGCATCCATTTTAGTCACGGCGTACAATCTCTACTTCAACGTCTACGTTTCCAATCTCGCCGCGGGAAGAATGGTTCCGGTCATCGGCTCGGGACTGATGATCGTGGTCGCGCTGCTACTGGTCGCGGCGGCGCTTCTCATCGGCGTAGACGGCTGCCGCGCTTTGGTCAAATATTCGCGGCGGACGGCGCGCACGCCCGACACCGCCGCGGTTCGCGGTTAG
- a CDS encoding TRC40/GET3/ArsA family transport-energizing ATPase, which yields MPLREVFESQPERRYIMFGGKGGLGKTTLSATCAFWLASQGKKVLLFSVDPQASLSDIFQRDIFGQGPVSIMQNLWAQEVDADRRIREYQDEIRKKILDMYGFERVPEEIDNYISAASAEPAMEESAIFDAVVDIIVQGDYDYYIYDLVPLGHALYYLSMAKVYDEWINKITKLREEMGRYDQVAATMRRQETHEEDNILKELQYIKSRINASSQILTDKRRTAFFFVLVPEEMIILDTRKAAELFARFDVPISGYVVNRVLPEDLGRGNIPAYLKNRIDLQQKYMAQIRASLGKDVLAYVPEMERDVAGLKMIERLAEKLF from the coding sequence ATGCCGCTACGCGAAGTGTTCGAAAGCCAGCCGGAGCGCCGGTACATCATGTTTGGCGGCAAGGGCGGCCTGGGCAAGACGACGCTCTCCGCGACCTGCGCTTTTTGGCTTGCGAGCCAGGGAAAAAAGGTTTTGCTGTTTTCCGTCGATCCGCAGGCGAGCCTTTCGGATATTTTCCAGCGCGACATTTTCGGCCAAGGGCCGGTGTCGATCATGCAAAACCTCTGGGCCCAGGAGGTCGACGCCGACCGCAGGATTCGCGAGTACCAGGACGAGATCCGAAAAAAAATTCTCGACATGTACGGCTTCGAGCGCGTGCCCGAGGAAATCGACAATTACATCTCCGCGGCCTCGGCCGAGCCGGCGATGGAGGAGAGCGCCATCTTCGACGCGGTCGTCGATATCATCGTCCAGGGCGACTACGACTACTATATCTACGATCTTGTCCCTTTGGGACACGCGCTCTACTACTTGTCGATGGCGAAGGTGTACGACGAATGGATCAACAAGATCACGAAGCTCCGCGAAGAGATGGGCCGTTACGATCAGGTGGCGGCCACCATGCGGCGCCAGGAAACGCACGAAGAGGACAATATCTTGAAGGAGCTTCAGTACATCAAGAGCCGGATCAACGCCTCTTCGCAGATATTGACCGACAAGCGCCGGACGGCCTTTTTCTTCGTCCTGGTTCCCGAGGAGATGATCATCCTCGACACGCGCAAAGCCGCCGAGCTGTTCGCGCGCTTCGACGTGCCGATCTCGGGTTACGTCGTGAACCGGGTGCTGCCGGAGGATTTAGGCCGCGGCAACATCCCCGCGTATCTCAAAAACCGCATCGACCTGCAGCAGAAATATATGGCCCAGATCCGCGCCAGCCTCGGCAAGGACGTCCTCGCCTATGTGCCGGAAATGGAGCGCGACGTCGCCGGGCTCAAAATGATCGAGCGCCTGGCGGAAAAACTTTTTTAG
- a CDS encoding long-chain fatty acid--CoA ligase, giving the protein MFLSQSRRYDDRALYRFAREGAWEKMTWRDARSRVGEIALGLISLGIGKGDRVAMFSGNRVEWCLIDWANICIGALTVPVYASSTMAQLAHILEHSGATVLVVDSADRLKKPDSLGSVRQIVSIEDAGVSEPAVASISCISLAELRRIGREYGQNHGDLFERTASSLRPEDDLTIIYTSGTTGEPKGVLTTHRHYLFMLEAVSKAIPWSDRDVDLLFLPLAHSLGRLEHFLAVAEGFTCGLVRSLETIGKDLLEVRPTILVSVPRIYENAYARVRSRAEAGSRLRRSIFHWAVTVGARWSVHSIEGKRISLLLRAAHGLAHRLVYFQIHAAFGGNLRLAVSGGAPLAPEIAKFFHSVGILILEGYGLTESSTVSHANRPERPKFGTVGLPLPGVECRIGRDGEILLRGQNILKGYYRDPEGTRAALDEEGWLGTGDIGEIDGDGFLRITDRKKDIIVTSGGKNIAPQMIENLLQTEPLIAQAIVLGDGEAHLVALVTLDRDRVLDWAKREGVEFQSAEEIASHPRVTALVKERIREKNKQLSAFEAVRNFRIVPHHFSMERAELTPTLKLRRQVIKERYKGLIEEMARRPRFDLGD; this is encoded by the coding sequence ATGTTTCTCTCTCAGTCCCGCCGTTACGATGATCGGGCGCTTTATCGTTTCGCGCGCGAGGGAGCCTGGGAGAAAATGACGTGGCGCGACGCTCGGTCGCGCGTCGGCGAGATCGCCCTCGGCCTAATCTCTCTCGGCATCGGCAAAGGCGATCGGGTCGCGATGTTTTCGGGCAATCGGGTCGAATGGTGTTTGATCGATTGGGCGAATATATGCATCGGCGCGTTGACCGTGCCGGTCTACGCCTCCAGCACGATGGCGCAGCTCGCTCACATACTCGAACATTCCGGCGCTACGGTTCTGGTCGTCGACTCCGCCGACCGGCTGAAGAAACCGGATTCGCTCGGCTCGGTGCGGCAAATCGTTTCCATCGAGGACGCCGGCGTCTCTGAGCCCGCCGTTGCGTCCATTTCTTGTATTTCTCTGGCCGAGCTTCGGCGAATCGGCAGGGAATACGGTCAAAATCATGGGGACCTCTTCGAGAGGACCGCATCGTCGCTCCGCCCGGAGGACGATCTCACCATCATTTATACTTCCGGCACCACGGGAGAGCCCAAAGGCGTGCTCACGACCCATCGCCATTATCTCTTCATGCTCGAGGCGGTGTCGAAGGCGATTCCATGGAGCGACCGGGACGTCGACCTCTTGTTTTTGCCCCTGGCACATTCGCTCGGCCGCTTGGAGCATTTCCTGGCGGTTGCCGAGGGATTTACCTGCGGCCTGGTCCGCTCCCTGGAAACGATCGGCAAGGACCTTCTCGAGGTTCGACCCACGATTCTGGTTTCAGTCCCGCGGATCTATGAAAACGCCTACGCGCGGGTGCGCTCCAGGGCGGAAGCGGGGAGCCGGCTACGCAGGAGCATTTTCCACTGGGCGGTGACCGTAGGCGCGCGTTGGAGTGTCCACAGCATCGAGGGGAAGAGGATCAGCCTGCTCTTGCGCGCGGCTCATGGTCTCGCGCACCGCCTGGTATATTTTCAAATTCACGCGGCATTCGGCGGCAACCTCAGGCTGGCGGTCTCGGGAGGCGCTCCTCTGGCGCCGGAGATCGCGAAGTTCTTCCATTCGGTCGGCATACTGATCCTGGAAGGCTACGGACTGACCGAATCCTCGACCGTGTCGCACGCGAATCGACCCGAGCGGCCGAAGTTCGGCACGGTGGGCTTGCCGCTTCCGGGCGTGGAGTGCCGCATCGGCAGAGACGGCGAAATCTTGCTTCGCGGACAGAATATTTTGAAAGGTTACTATCGCGACCCGGAGGGCACGCGCGCGGCGCTCGATGAGGAAGGTTGGCTCGGCACCGGAGACATCGGAGAAATCGACGGCGATGGTTTTCTCCGCATCACCGATCGGAAAAAGGATATCATCGTGACTTCCGGGGGAAAAAACATCGCGCCCCAGATGATTGAAAATCTTCTTCAGACGGAGCCGCTGATCGCTCAGGCGATCGTGCTGGGCGATGGGGAAGCGCATCTCGTCGCGTTGGTTACGCTCGATCGCGACCGGGTTCTGGATTGGGCCAAGCGGGAAGGAGTGGAGTTTCAAAGCGCGGAAGAGATCGCCTCGCATCCGCGCGTCACGGCGCTCGTCAAGGAAAGAATCAGGGAGAAAAACAAGCAGCTCTCCGCCTTCGAGGCGGTCCGCAACTTTCGTATTGTACCGCACCACTTCTCCATGGAGCGGGCGGAATTGACGCCGACGCTGAAGTTGCGCCGGCAGGTTATCAAGGAACGTTACAAAGGCCTCATCGAGGAAATGGCGCGGCGGCCGCGCTTCGATTTGGGGGATTAA